A section of the Clostridium sp. TW13 genome encodes:
- a CDS encoding class I SAM-dependent methyltransferase — protein sequence MGFEVENMNVHFDKCASDYDRNFYEDLGMCEFYDEIEKQINICGEPKSILVLGCGTGLEIERIKHSATVTAIDISSGMLEELKKKELSSKVTLNTICNSYFDVSFADNNFDLVLSTYSLHHFTVQQKTELYKKIYKCLKPNACFINGDTVCNDKDTEINLLNNAMDIYEKKQLPFGSIHIDVPLALDTELALLSDAGFSNVSVERRWNKATLIKVVK from the coding sequence ATGGGGTTTGAAGTTGAAAATATGAATGTTCATTTCGATAAATGTGCTTCAGATTATGACAGGAATTTTTATGAAGATCTTGGTATGTGTGAGTTCTATGACGAGATAGAAAAACAAATTAATATCTGTGGAGAACCAAAAAGCATTTTAGTTCTTGGATGTGGGACAGGACTTGAAATAGAAAGAATTAAGCATTCAGCAACAGTTACTGCAATTGATATTTCATCTGGAATGTTGGAAGAGTTAAAGAAAAAGGAACTATCTTCTAAGGTAACATTAAATACTATCTGTAACTCATATTTTGATGTTTCCTTTGCTGATAATAATTTTGATCTTGTGCTTTCCACTTACTCTCTACATCACTTTACAGTACAGCAAAAAACTGAACTTTATAAAAAAATATATAAGTGTTTAAAACCAAATGCCTGCTTTATAAATGGTGATACTGTTTGTAATGACAAAGATACTGAAATTAACTTATTAAATAATGCGATGGACATATATGAAAAAAAGCAACTTCCTTTTGGAAGCATTCATATTGATGTTCCACTTGCATTAGATACTGAACTTGCTTTACTTTCCGATGCAGGTTTTAGCAATGTTTCAGTGGAAAGAAGATGGAATAAGGCTACTCTAATTAAAGTAGTGAAATAA
- a CDS encoding L,D-transpeptidase family protein, which produces MRGINIKKFFNNQVVVNIIISIASIILIYLLTSIYFANHFFFNTVINGVNVSLKSHKEADEIIENYVKGYELQLVERNGETEKIIGQDIEMQYNKKNSISKIYKRQNSFKWIDFLVEQQRYYIDDLYVYNKDILENKIAELNCLNRAIVESQNVSFKYSNGSYEVIKEVYGNKIYKDKLNTAIEMSILKGQTKLDLNENLCYENPKYTLNSDKTSETKNLLNKYVKAKITYIFGSKNEILDGNIINQWISVDKNLQAIINEKAVFQYVVGLSKKYDTVGISRKIKASTGKTIEVQGGFYGWKINCASESKALLKNIKLGEILKKEPIYTQKASSRDEDDIGNTYVEINITEQHLWFYKDGKLITQGDVVTGNPSRGNSTKIGVYMLNYKQKGSTLRGANYETGVTYWMPFNGNIGIHDASWRYSFGGEIYKSNGSHGCVNAPLYLAKKIFDNIEDGTPIICYEE; this is translated from the coding sequence ATGAGGGGTATAAACATAAAAAAGTTTTTTAACAATCAAGTTGTAGTAAATATTATTATTTCAATAGCATCAATTATTCTAATATATTTACTTACTTCTATATATTTTGCTAATCATTTCTTTTTTAATACGGTAATAAATGGAGTGAATGTTTCATTAAAATCACATAAGGAAGCAGATGAAATAATTGAAAATTATGTTAAAGGATACGAATTACAGTTAGTTGAAAGAAATGGAGAAACAGAAAAAATAATAGGACAAGATATAGAAATGCAATACAATAAAAAAAATAGCATTTCTAAGATTTATAAAAGGCAAAATTCCTTTAAATGGATAGACTTTTTAGTAGAGCAGCAAAGATATTATATAGACGATTTATATGTTTATAATAAAGATATTCTAGAAAATAAGATAGCTGAGTTGAATTGTTTAAATAGAGCTATTGTAGAATCTCAAAACGTAAGCTTTAAGTATTCAAATGGTTCCTATGAAGTGATTAAAGAAGTGTATGGAAATAAAATATATAAAGATAAATTAAATACCGCCATAGAGATGAGCATATTAAAAGGGCAAACAAAACTAGATTTAAATGAAAATCTTTGTTACGAAAATCCAAAGTACACTTTAAATTCTGATAAAACTTCTGAAACTAAGAACTTACTAAATAAGTATGTGAAAGCAAAAATCACTTATATATTTGGAAGCAAAAATGAAATATTAGATGGAAATATAATAAATCAGTGGATTAGTGTTGATAAAAATTTACAAGCAATAATAAATGAGAAAGCAGTTTTTCAATATGTGGTAGGACTTAGTAAAAAATACGATACAGTTGGGATTTCAAGAAAGATAAAAGCATCTACAGGTAAAACAATAGAAGTTCAGGGTGGTTTTTATGGTTGGAAAATTAATTGTGCTAGTGAATCAAAAGCATTATTAAAAAATATAAAACTTGGTGAAATACTTAAAAAAGAACCTATATATACTCAAAAAGCTTCATCTAGGGATGAAGATGATATAGGAAATACTTATGTAGAAATTAATATAACAGAGCAGCACTTATGGTTTTATAAAGATGGAAAACTTATAACTCAAGGTGATGTAGTAACAGGGAATCCTAGCAGAGGCAATTCTACCAAGATTGGAGTTTACATGCTCAATTATAAACAAAAAGGATCAACGTTAAGAGGAGCCAATTATGAAACTGGAGTAACTTATTGGATGCCTTTTAACGGAAATATTGGAATACATGATGCAAGCTGGAGATATTCTTTTGGTGGAGAGATTTATAAGAGTAATGGAAGTCATGGATGTGTAAATGCTCCATTATATTTAGCTAAAAAAATTTTTGATAATATAGAAGATGGAACACCCATTATTTGTTATGAAGAGTAG
- a CDS encoding histidine kinase N-terminal 7TM domain-containing protein has protein sequence MIFLNVNNFFSLLLLVSAFTLLYLGYFSWKRNKRYVSISLLPVLIYAFGYSFEILCTSLAKVKFWIKVEYLGISFLPVVWLIFALNFTGYKEKLKKSTLILLYIIPATTLILNYTNDFHHLFYKKLTMNNTGIFPIVEIVKGPWYWVNIGYTYSIMLIGLIVLMLAYSKAVSIIKKQLLFIIVAWIIPWISDIVYMLGFINFHIDLCPLTFSISGIISSFAILRFRLLKLTPIALEKVFSNMLDGVIILDSENNIVDFNNSSKGIISELNHLESCGKKIDEVLMENKEVLNAINSPSCNESLISIRNKDELKYYKMNINNIYEKNDAAIGKILILNDVSEEKKNEEKISKLLKLKEAMLKISYSFNEISNINDFLQFILDEVINCIDERICGSILFLGQDKNLKIVASKGYDLEKIKAFTLKLENHFAWESSGENITKTVIINDLDKMESISILDTVEGEKIKSCTSSPIIIDGELYGFLNIDSIYNNYFSEGDLELMEYMSNQVSIAIAKHKLYEEIIYLSRYDKLTNVYNRSSFQNIVDNIYNDDSSKKDFVLAVMDVNDLKIINDNYGHLAGDELIKRFAKGLKGLAKDADIIGRFGGDEFVGVFFNIDVQNLTNRFEELIKLFKKNPIIFEDYKFVCSYSYGLANSATDGIKFDQLIKIADKRMYKYKNIVKSKKVLTNSNV, from the coding sequence GTGATATTTTTGAACGTAAACAATTTCTTTAGCTTGCTCCTATTGGTATCAGCATTTACACTACTTTATTTAGGTTATTTTTCATGGAAAAGAAATAAGAGATATGTTTCTATATCTTTGCTTCCTGTATTAATTTATGCATTTGGATATTCATTTGAAATATTATGTACAAGCCTTGCAAAGGTAAAGTTCTGGATTAAGGTAGAATATCTAGGAATATCATTTTTACCTGTAGTATGGTTAATATTTGCACTTAATTTTACTGGGTATAAAGAGAAATTAAAAAAGAGTACTTTGATTCTACTATATATTATACCTGCTACTACATTAATCCTAAATTATACAAATGATTTTCATCATCTGTTTTATAAAAAGTTAACTATGAATAATACTGGTATTTTCCCAATTGTTGAAATAGTAAAAGGGCCTTGGTATTGGGTAAATATTGGCTATACGTATTCAATAATGCTTATTGGATTAATAGTTTTAATGCTAGCTTATTCTAAAGCGGTATCAATTATAAAGAAGCAGTTATTATTTATAATAGTAGCTTGGATAATTCCTTGGATTTCAGATATTGTTTATATGCTTGGATTTATAAACTTTCATATAGATTTATGTCCACTTACATTTTCTATTTCAGGAATAATTTCTAGCTTTGCTATATTGAGATTTAGGTTATTAAAACTTACCCCCATAGCATTAGAAAAAGTCTTTTCTAATATGTTAGATGGGGTTATAATCTTAGATTCTGAAAATAACATAGTTGATTTCAACAATTCATCAAAAGGTATTATCTCAGAATTGAATCATCTCGAATCTTGTGGAAAAAAAATTGATGAGGTTTTGATGGAAAATAAAGAAGTACTAAATGCTATAAATAGTCCTTCCTGTAATGAAAGTCTAATAAGTATAAGGAATAAAGATGAATTAAAATATTATAAGATGAATATTAACAATATATATGAAAAAAATGATGCTGCTATCGGAAAAATACTGATTTTAAATGATGTTTCAGAAGAAAAAAAGAATGAAGAGAAAATAAGTAAGTTATTAAAGCTGAAAGAAGCAATGCTAAAGATAAGTTATTCATTTAATGAAATTTCTAATATTAATGATTTTCTACAATTTATTTTAGATGAAGTTATTAATTGTATTGATGAACGAATTTGTGGTTCCATATTATTTTTAGGGCAAGATAAAAATTTGAAAATAGTTGCATCTAAAGGTTATGATTTAGAAAAGATTAAAGCATTTACGCTAAAACTTGAGAATCACTTTGCATGGGAAAGTAGTGGAGAAAATATAACTAAAACAGTTATTATTAATGACCTTGATAAAATGGAAAGTATAAGTATATTAGATACTGTAGAAGGGGAAAAAATAAAATCTTGTACTAGTTCACCAATTATTATAGATGGTGAGTTATATGGTTTCTTAAACATTGATAGTATATATAATAATTACTTTAGCGAAGGGGATTTGGAGTTAATGGAATACATGAGCAATCAGGTTTCTATTGCTATTGCTAAGCATAAACTTTATGAAGAAATCATCTATTTATCTAGATATGATAAATTAACTAACGTATATAATAGAAGTTCTTTTCAAAATATAGTTGATAATATCTATAATGATGATTCAAGTAAAAAAGATTTTGTTTTAGCTGTTATGGATGTAAATGATCTGAAAATTATTAATGACAATTACGGTCATTTAGCTGGAGATGAATTGATTAAGAGATTTGCAAAGGGATTAAAGGGATTAGCTAAAGATGCTGATATTATAGGAAGATTTGGTGGAGATGAATTTGTTGGGGTTTTCTTTAATATAGATGTACAAAATTTAACCAATAGATTTGAAGAACTTATTAAACTCTTCAAGAAAAATCCAATAATTTTTGAAGATTACAAATTTGTCTGTAGCTATAGTTATGGACTTGCTAACTCTGCAACAGATGGAATTAAATTTGATCAATTAATAAAAATTGCTGATAAACGTATGTATAAATATAAGAATATAGTGAAAAGTAAAAAAGTTTTAACTAATTCTAATGTATAA
- a CDS encoding sigma-70 family RNA polymerase sigma factor: MKFPYVFVKVFKQNNTFTNSEHEKAWIIRVTINECKDFMRSFWKKRFCCTSAVTLAIENTENREVVSLVLELPEKYRSVVYLYYFENYSTAEIAKLLDRKETTVRTQMKRARELLKRKMIGGFDNE, from the coding sequence ATGAAGTTCCCTTATGTCTTTGTTAAAGTTTTCAAACAGAATAATACTTTTACTAATTCTGAACACGAAAAAGCATGGATTATAAGAGTGACCATTAATGAGTGTAAAGATTTTATGCGAAGTTTTTGGAAAAAAAGGTTCTGTTGCACGAGTGCAGTTACTCTGGCAATAGAGAATACTGAAAATAGAGAGGTTGTATCTTTAGTCTTAGAGCTTCCTGAAAAATATCGTAGTGTTGTATATCTATATTACTTTGAAAATTATAGTACAGCTGAAATTGCTAAATTGTTAGACAGAAAAGAAACAACAGTACGTACGCAAATGAAGAGAGCAAGAGAACTCCTTAAAAGAAAAATGATTGGAGGTTTTGATAATGAATAA
- a CDS encoding DMT family transporter — MNNKRLGANMLLLLTAAIWGFAFVAQRVVTGAIGAFTFNGIRFGLGSLSLIPLIIYFEKKKKSTCNDKQTNEVNYKKRILPGILIGTILYAGSALQQVGIIYTTAGKASFITGLYMVLVPIIGLFLGHKIGKSSWIGVGLAVIGLYLLSVNGDFSIGYGDLLEVIGAVFWAIHILSIDYFSDKIEPLKLSCIQFATCSVLSLITALIFEQITIIGISNAIVPILYGGLLSVGVAYTLQVVAQKNAKPSHAAIILSMESVFGAIGGAIILGETMSTKGYIGCILILAGILLSQITPSSK, encoded by the coding sequence CTGAATAATAAAAGATTAGGAGCTAATATGCTCTTACTACTTACTGCCGCTATATGGGGTTTTGCATTTGTTGCCCAAAGAGTTGTTACAGGAGCTATAGGAGCTTTTACTTTTAACGGAATAAGATTTGGTCTCGGCAGTCTTTCTCTTATCCCATTGATAATTTATTTTGAGAAAAAGAAGAAATCGACTTGTAATGACAAGCAGACTAATGAAGTCAATTATAAGAAAAGAATTTTACCTGGTATATTGATTGGAACTATTTTGTATGCTGGTTCAGCATTGCAGCAGGTAGGAATCATATACACAACTGCTGGTAAGGCAAGTTTTATAACAGGACTTTATATGGTTCTTGTGCCGATAATAGGACTATTTCTAGGACATAAAATTGGTAAAAGTTCATGGATTGGAGTTGGACTAGCTGTTATTGGACTTTACCTCTTAAGTGTAAATGGAGATTTTAGCATAGGTTATGGAGACTTGCTTGAAGTTATAGGAGCTGTATTTTGGGCTATACATATACTATCAATAGATTATTTTTCTGATAAGATAGAGCCTTTGAAATTATCATGTATTCAATTTGCAACCTGTTCTGTGCTAAGCTTAATAACTGCTTTAATCTTTGAGCAAATTACTATAATTGGTATATCAAATGCTATAGTTCCAATTCTTTATGGTGGTCTCTTATCTGTTGGTGTAGCCTATACTCTTCAAGTTGTAGCTCAAAAGAATGCAAAGCCATCTCATGCAGCTATTATTTTAAGCATGGAATCTGTATTTGGTGCTATAGGTGGTGCCATAATACTTGGAGAAACTATGAGTACTAAAGGCTATATTGGTTGTATTCTTATACTAGCAGGAATATTGTTATCGCAGATTACACCTTCTTCAAAATAA